From Aquabacter sp. L1I39, the proteins below share one genomic window:
- a CDS encoding carboxyl transferase domain-containing protein, whose product MAIIEDAVDRRSEAFRRNSEALAASVAELRGHVERIAEGGGAVARERHLKRGKLLPRDRIRTLLDTGSPFLELSQLAAFGMYGDDVPAAGIITGIGRVAGRECMIVANDATVKGGTYFPMTVKKHLRAQAIARENHLPCIYLVDSGGANLPNQDEVFPDREHFGRIFFNQANMSSEGIAQIAVVMGSCTAGGAYVPAMADQSIMVKNQATIFLAGPPLVKAATGEVVTAEELGGADVHTRTSGVADHMAENDAHALGIARTIVADLNRVKNHALDIRPPKAPLYDVEDIYGIVSEDPKKPFDVRQIIARIVDGSEFDEFKPLYGTTLVTGFARIFGYPVGIIANNGILFSESALKGAHFVELCCQRNIPLVFLQNITGFMVGRKYESGGIAKDGAKLVNAVSCASVPKFTVVIGNSFGAGNYGMCGRAYDPRFLWMWPNARISVMGGEQAANVLAQVKRDGIEAKGGSWPAEDEAAFKAPIQAQYERQGHPYYSSARLWDDGVIDPADTRMVLALALSASLNAPQKDTRFGVFRM is encoded by the coding sequence ATGGCGATCATCGAGGACGCGGTCGACCGGCGGTCGGAGGCCTTCCGCCGGAACAGCGAGGCATTGGCCGCGAGCGTCGCGGAGTTGAGGGGCCATGTGGAGCGCATCGCCGAGGGCGGTGGCGCCGTGGCGCGCGAGCGGCACCTCAAGCGCGGCAAGCTGCTCCCGCGCGACCGCATCCGCACCCTGCTGGATACCGGCTCGCCCTTCCTGGAACTCTCGCAGCTTGCCGCCTTCGGCATGTATGGCGACGACGTGCCCGCTGCCGGCATCATCACCGGCATCGGCCGGGTGGCGGGCCGCGAATGCATGATCGTGGCCAACGACGCCACGGTGAAGGGCGGCACCTACTTCCCCATGACGGTGAAGAAGCACCTGCGGGCCCAGGCCATCGCGAGGGAAAACCATCTGCCGTGCATTTATCTCGTCGATTCCGGCGGCGCGAACCTGCCCAATCAGGACGAGGTCTTCCCCGACCGCGAGCATTTCGGCCGCATCTTCTTCAATCAGGCCAACATGTCGTCGGAGGGCATCGCCCAGATCGCCGTGGTGATGGGCTCGTGCACCGCCGGCGGCGCCTATGTGCCGGCCATGGCCGATCAGTCCATCATGGTGAAGAATCAGGCCACCATCTTCCTCGCCGGGCCCCCTCTGGTGAAGGCGGCCACCGGCGAGGTGGTCACCGCCGAGGAGTTGGGTGGGGCCGACGTGCACACCCGCACCTCCGGCGTTGCCGACCACATGGCCGAGAATGACGCCCACGCCTTGGGCATCGCCCGCACCATCGTGGCCGACCTCAACCGGGTGAAGAACCACGCCCTCGACATCCGCCCGCCCAAGGCGCCGCTTTATGATGTCGAGGACATTTACGGCATCGTCTCTGAGGATCCCAAGAAGCCCTTCGATGTGCGCCAGATCATCGCTCGCATCGTGGACGGCTCGGAGTTCGACGAGTTCAAGCCGCTCTATGGCACTACGCTGGTGACGGGCTTTGCCCGCATCTTCGGCTATCCGGTGGGCATCATCGCCAATAACGGCATCCTGTTCTCGGAAAGCGCGCTGAAGGGCGCGCACTTCGTGGAATTGTGCTGCCAGCGCAACATCCCGCTGGTCTTCCTGCAGAACATCACCGGCTTCATGGTGGGCCGGAAGTATGAATCCGGCGGTATCGCCAAGGATGGCGCCAAGCTGGTCAATGCGGTGTCCTGCGCGTCCGTGCCGAAGTTCACGGTGGTGATCGGCAATTCCTTCGGCGCCGGCAATTACGGCATGTGCGGCCGCGCCTATGATCCCCGCTTCCTCTGGATGTGGCCCAATGCCCGCATCTCGGTGATGGGCGGCGAGCAAGCCGCCAATGTGCTCGCCCAGGTCAAGCGCGACGGGATCGAGGCCAAGGGCGGCAGTTGGCCGGCGGAGGACGAGGCCGCCTTCAAGGCGCCCATCCAGGCCCAGTATGAGCGCCAGGGCCATCCTTATTATTCCTCTGCCCGCCTGTGGGACGACGGCGTCATCGATCCGGCCGACACCCGCATGGTGCTGGCGCTCGCTCTGTCCGCTTCCCTCAACGCCCCTCAGAAGGACACGCGCTTCGGCGTGTTCCGCATGTGA
- a CDS encoding acetyl/propionyl/methylcrotonyl-CoA carboxylase subunit alpha has protein sequence MTGTLHPRPIRTLLVANRGEIAVRVMRTARAMGLKTIAVYSEADARALHVASADEAYPIGPAPARESYLRIDAILEAAKASGADAIHPGYGFLSENATFAKACAEAGIVFVGPPASAIEAMGSKSAAKALMEKAGVPLVPGYHGADQDPALLAREAARIGYPVLIKASAGGGGKGMKVVRSAEEFADALASAQREARNAFGDDRVLVEKYLTRPRHIEVQVFADTHGNVVYLHERDCSIQRRHQKVVEEAPAPGMSPERRAAMGQAAVDAARAVGYVGAGTVEFIAEGDDFFFMEMNTRLQVEHPVTEAITGQDLVEWQIRVARGEALPLAQADIPLMGHAIEVRLYAEDPEKDFLPQVGRLDHLVLPQAIPGVRVDSGVRAGDTVSIHYDPMIAKIIAEGADRAEALGRLRAALAATQVVGLSTNRAFLQSILAEPAFAAADLDTGFIERHRDTLLPPPAPVDDRSLALAALYVLLDEARASASSADPADPWSPWGQAPGWRLNRSAFVDLTFADRDTRIAVRAHYAADGFLLDLPGGRLAVEGKLSEDGTLIARLAGVRLTARVVRSGARLTVFAAGAERSLDHVDPRLASIEATGTAGRLVAPMPGTITRLAVAVGDLVEKGAALVVVEAMKMEHTVAAPRAGRVASIRFAVGDLVDDGTELLVLEDPA, from the coding sequence ATGACCGGAACCCTCCACCCGCGGCCCATCCGCACCCTTCTCGTGGCCAATCGCGGCGAGATCGCCGTGCGCGTCATGCGCACCGCCCGCGCCATGGGGCTGAAGACCATCGCCGTCTATTCGGAGGCCGATGCCCGCGCCCTCCATGTGGCGAGCGCCGACGAGGCCTATCCCATCGGCCCGGCGCCCGCCCGCGAGAGCTATCTGCGCATTGATGCCATACTGGAGGCGGCAAAGGCTTCGGGCGCGGATGCCATCCATCCCGGCTACGGCTTTCTCTCGGAGAATGCCACCTTCGCCAAGGCTTGCGCCGAGGCCGGCATCGTCTTTGTCGGCCCGCCGGCGTCCGCCATAGAGGCCATGGGCTCGAAGAGCGCGGCCAAGGCACTGATGGAAAAGGCCGGCGTGCCCCTGGTGCCCGGTTATCATGGCGCGGACCAGGACCCCGCTTTGCTGGCGCGGGAGGCGGCGCGCATCGGCTATCCCGTGCTCATCAAGGCCTCCGCCGGCGGCGGTGGCAAGGGGATGAAGGTGGTGCGGTCCGCGGAGGAGTTCGCCGATGCGCTCGCCTCTGCCCAGCGTGAGGCCCGCAACGCCTTTGGCGATGACCGGGTGCTGGTGGAGAAATATCTCACCCGCCCGCGCCATATCGAGGTGCAGGTCTTCGCCGATACGCACGGCAACGTGGTCTATCTCCACGAGCGCGACTGCTCCATCCAGCGCCGCCACCAAAAGGTGGTGGAGGAGGCTCCCGCCCCCGGCATGAGCCCGGAACGGCGCGCTGCCATGGGCCAGGCGGCGGTGGATGCCGCCCGGGCGGTCGGCTATGTGGGCGCCGGTACGGTGGAGTTCATCGCCGAGGGCGACGACTTCTTCTTCATGGAGATGAACACCCGCCTCCAGGTGGAGCATCCGGTCACCGAGGCCATTACCGGCCAGGACCTGGTGGAGTGGCAGATCCGCGTCGCCCGTGGAGAGGCGCTGCCGCTGGCCCAGGCGGATATTCCGCTCATGGGCCACGCCATCGAGGTGCGCCTCTATGCCGAGGATCCGGAGAAGGACTTCCTGCCCCAGGTGGGCCGGCTCGACCATCTGGTCCTGCCGCAGGCCATTCCTGGCGTTCGGGTGGATTCCGGCGTGCGCGCCGGTGACACGGTCTCCATCCATTACGACCCGATGATCGCCAAGATCATCGCGGAGGGGGCCGACCGGGCGGAGGCGCTGGGCCGGCTGCGGGCGGCGCTTGCGGCGACGCAGGTGGTGGGGCTGTCCACCAATCGCGCTTTCCTGCAATCCATCCTCGCGGAGCCAGCCTTCGCGGCTGCCGACCTGGACACCGGCTTCATCGAGCGCCACCGCGATACGCTCCTGCCGCCGCCCGCTCCCGTGGACGATCGCTCCCTCGCGCTCGCCGCCCTCTATGTGCTGCTGGACGAGGCCCGCGCTTCCGCGTCTTCCGCGGACCCGGCCGATCCCTGGTCGCCCTGGGGGCAGGCGCCGGGCTGGCGTCTCAATCGCTCGGCCTTCGTGGACCTGACTTTCGCCGACCGGGACACCCGCATCGCCGTGCGCGCCCATTATGCGGCGGACGGCTTCCTTCTGGACCTGCCGGGCGGACGCCTCGCCGTGGAGGGCAAGCTCTCCGAGGACGGCACGCTCATCGCCCGCCTCGCCGGCGTCCGGCTGACCGCCCGCGTGGTGCGCTCCGGCGCTCGGCTCACCGTCTTCGCGGCGGGCGCCGAGCGCAGCCTCGACCATGTGGATCCGCGCCTCGCCAGCATCGAGGCCACCGGCACCGCCGGCCGCCTGGTGGCGCCCATGCCGGGCACCATCACCCGCCTGGCGGTGGCGGTGGGCGATCTGGTGGAGAAGGGCGCCGCCTTGGTGGTGGTGGAAGCCATGAAGATGGAGCATACGGTGGCCGCGCCCCGCGCCGGGCGCGTCGCGTCCATCCGCTTCGCCGTCGGCGACCTGGTGGATGATGGCACCGAGCTCCTGGTTCTGGAGGATCCGGCATGA
- a CDS encoding enoyl-CoA hydratase/isomerase family protein, with translation MSLLVSREDGVAVLTLNRPEVHNAFDDALIAALTAAYGEAGADPAVKAIVLRANGPSFCAGADLNWMRRMAAYSRDENLADAGALGELMRTIDTCPKPTLARVHGSAFAGAIGLIACSDIAVAVPEALFAVTEVRIGLIPAVISPYLVRAMGARQARRYFLTAERFSAETALALGLVHEVVPAEELDGAIARHLKALSAGSPAAQAATKDLVAAVDRPLSAEVIVDTAARIADQRASADGREGLTAFLEKRKPQWGQA, from the coding sequence ATGAGCCTTCTCGTTTCCCGAGAGGACGGGGTCGCTGTCCTCACCCTCAACCGCCCCGAAGTCCACAATGCCTTCGACGATGCGCTGATCGCCGCTTTGACCGCCGCCTATGGCGAGGCCGGGGCCGATCCGGCCGTCAAGGCCATTGTGCTGCGGGCGAACGGTCCCTCCTTCTGCGCCGGGGCCGACCTCAACTGGATGCGCCGCATGGCGGCCTATTCCCGAGACGAGAACCTGGCGGATGCCGGTGCGCTGGGTGAGCTCATGCGCACCATCGACACCTGCCCCAAGCCCACTTTGGCGCGGGTGCACGGCTCCGCCTTTGCCGGCGCCATCGGGCTCATCGCCTGCTCGGACATCGCGGTGGCGGTGCCGGAGGCGCTGTTCGCGGTCACCGAGGTGCGGATCGGACTCATCCCGGCGGTCATCAGCCCCTATCTTGTGCGCGCCATGGGCGCCCGGCAGGCGCGGCGCTACTTCCTCACCGCCGAGCGCTTCTCGGCGGAGACCGCGCTGGCGCTGGGCCTCGTGCATGAGGTGGTGCCCGCCGAGGAATTGGATGGCGCCATCGCCCGCCATCTCAAAGCCCTGTCCGCCGGCAGCCCGGCGGCGCAGGCGGCCACTAAGGATCTCGTCGCGGCGGTGGATCGCCCGCTTTCCGCCGAGGTCATCGTCGACACCGCCGCCCGCATCGCCGACCAGCGCGCCAGCGCCGATGGTCGCGAGGGGCTCACCGCCTTCCTGGAAAAGCGCAAACCACAATGGGGGCAGGCATGA
- a CDS encoding TetR/AcrR family transcriptional regulator has protein sequence MARTVGSNGARTAQAIRQAGVQLIYKHGYEAMSLRQLAAEVGLQSGSLYKYFDNKQSLLFDIVRDHMEDLITRAEAALAGVEGPLDRLRAFVDFHLRYHMTRNAHVFIANMEIRSLDGEHRAVVVDMRQRYEAVLEDALKAGAAAGVFRVPEPRVATYAIISMLTGICTWYRADGRLSQDELVRIYTDLVVEGVALPDAAKRAAPAPLATVSRRKVKA, from the coding sequence ATGGCGCGCACGGTCGGTTCCAACGGCGCGCGCACCGCCCAGGCCATTCGCCAGGCGGGCGTGCAGCTCATCTACAAGCACGGCTATGAAGCCATGAGCCTGCGGCAGCTCGCGGCCGAGGTGGGGCTGCAATCGGGCTCGCTCTACAAATATTTCGACAACAAGCAGAGCCTGCTGTTTGACATCGTACGCGACCACATGGAGGACCTCATCACGCGGGCGGAGGCCGCTCTTGCGGGTGTGGAAGGGCCTCTCGACCGGCTCAGGGCCTTCGTGGACTTCCACCTGCGCTACCACATGACGCGCAACGCCCATGTCTTCATCGCCAATATGGAGATCCGCTCACTCGATGGAGAGCATCGGGCCGTCGTGGTTGACATGCGCCAGCGCTACGAGGCGGTGCTGGAGGATGCGCTGAAAGCGGGGGCGGCAGCGGGCGTGTTTCGCGTGCCGGAGCCGCGGGTGGCCACCTATGCCATCATCTCCATGCTTACCGGCATCTGTACCTGGTATCGTGCTGACGGCCGTCTCAGCCAGGACGAACTGGTGCGCATCTATACCGACCTGGTCGTGGAAGGCGTCGCCCTTCCCGACGCAGCCAAGCGCGCCGCTCCGGCCCCGCTGGCGACGGTGTCCCGCCGAAAGGTGAAAGCCTGA